A genomic region of Populus nigra chromosome 11, ddPopNigr1.1, whole genome shotgun sequence contains the following coding sequences:
- the LOC133667831 gene encoding AUGMIN subunit 7-like isoform X1: MAAKQMEEIQRKLGMLNYPRANAPAQFLLFAGMERYALLEWLFFKLLGDKSPFSQLNLQRDTMDRGEESARIQYLAEIAKFLGITSTLDTEVIQGQGSYEDRTEMLCLIVDLVEASRYADNLEWSVDEQVVKDIQLIDSIAEKQALIFSEECKLFPADVQIQSIYPLPDVSELETKLAEQSKILLNLQQKVDDLSSKHAYNPDEEYAEVESQLQAHLESFLEIARSFNVIYTKEIRPWTHMMEVPQLHGFGPAANRLLEAYKMLWKFLGNLRNLRDSHSALAVGSSETKVAPVPRIISECECALTFLNRDLGILSASIVREQGDNVSL; encoded by the exons atggcaGCGAAGCAAATGGAAGAGATCCAGAGAAAACTGGGGATGCTGAATTATCCAAGAGCCAATGCTCCTGCTCAGTTTCTTCTTTTCGCTGGCATGGAACGTTATGCTCTTCTCGAATGGCTCTTCTTCAA GTTATTGGGTGATAAATCGCCATTCTCGCAGCTAAATCTACAACGGGATACTATGGATCGTGGCGAAGAGAGTGCTCGTATCCAAT ATCTGGCAGAGATTGCAAAGTTTCTGGGCATCACTTCAACTTTAGACACAGAAGTCATCCAA GGGCAAGGAAGCTATGAAGACAGAACTGAAATGCTTTGCTTAATAGTAGATCTCGTGGAGGCTAGCAGATATGCTGATAATCTAGAATGGAG TGTAGATGAACAGGTGGTGAAAGACATACAACTCATAGATTCTATTGCAGAGAAACAGGCTCTAATTTTCTCAGAGGAGTGCAAGCTGTTCCCTGCTGATGTGCAGATTCAATCCATATATCCATT ACCAGATGTATCTGAGTTGGAGACAAAGCTTGCAGAACAGTCAAAAATACTTCTGAATCTTCAGCAGAAAGTTGATGATTTGTCATCTAAG cATGCATACAATCCAGACGAGGAGTATGCTGAGGTGGAATCCCAACTCCAGGCACATTTGGAATCTTTTTTGGAAATTGCAAGGTCATTCAATGTCATATACACTAAG GAAATACGCCCTTGGACGCACATGATGGAAGTGCCACAACTTCATGGGTTTGGACCCGCTGCCAACCGGTTGTTGGAGGCATACAAGATGCTTTGGAAG TTCCTAGGGAATTTAAGAAATCTTAGAGACTCACATTCAGCTCTTGCTGTTGGGTCATCTGAAACAAAAGTTGCTCCTGTTCCAAGAATAATTTCAGAGTGTGAGTGTGCTTTGACATTCTTAAATCGTGATCTTGGCATTCTCTCAGCTTCTATTGTACGTGAGCAAGGTGACAATGTCAGTTTATGA
- the LOC133667831 gene encoding AUGMIN subunit 7-like isoform X2, which translates to MYCDFLSFPFFFPPSLCCRLVWLLGKCGSRRKLIWEICLVTSLMMLLGDKSPFSQLNLQRDTMDRGEESARIQYLAEIAKFLGITSTLDTEVIQGQGSYEDRTEMLCLIVDLVEASRYADNLEWSVDEQVVKDIQLIDSIAEKQALIFSEECKLFPADVQIQSIYPLPDVSELETKLAEQSKILLNLQQKVDDLSSKHAYNPDEEYAEVESQLQAHLESFLEIARSFNVIYTKEIRPWTHMMEVPQLHGFGPAANRLLEAYKMLWKFLGNLRNLRDSHSALAVGSSETKVAPVPRIISECECALTFLNRDLGILSASIVREQGDNVSL; encoded by the exons ATGTACTGtgatttcctttcctttccttttttttttccaccttCTCTTTGTTGCCGGCTTGTTTGGTTACTGGGAAAATGCGGGTCAAGGAGAAAATTAATTTGGGAGATTTGCCTTGTTACTTCTTTGATGAT GTTATTGGGTGATAAATCGCCATTCTCGCAGCTAAATCTACAACGGGATACTATGGATCGTGGCGAAGAGAGTGCTCGTATCCAAT ATCTGGCAGAGATTGCAAAGTTTCTGGGCATCACTTCAACTTTAGACACAGAAGTCATCCAA GGGCAAGGAAGCTATGAAGACAGAACTGAAATGCTTTGCTTAATAGTAGATCTCGTGGAGGCTAGCAGATATGCTGATAATCTAGAATGGAG TGTAGATGAACAGGTGGTGAAAGACATACAACTCATAGATTCTATTGCAGAGAAACAGGCTCTAATTTTCTCAGAGGAGTGCAAGCTGTTCCCTGCTGATGTGCAGATTCAATCCATATATCCATT ACCAGATGTATCTGAGTTGGAGACAAAGCTTGCAGAACAGTCAAAAATACTTCTGAATCTTCAGCAGAAAGTTGATGATTTGTCATCTAAG cATGCATACAATCCAGACGAGGAGTATGCTGAGGTGGAATCCCAACTCCAGGCACATTTGGAATCTTTTTTGGAAATTGCAAGGTCATTCAATGTCATATACACTAAG GAAATACGCCCTTGGACGCACATGATGGAAGTGCCACAACTTCATGGGTTTGGACCCGCTGCCAACCGGTTGTTGGAGGCATACAAGATGCTTTGGAAG TTCCTAGGGAATTTAAGAAATCTTAGAGACTCACATTCAGCTCTTGCTGTTGGGTCATCTGAAACAAAAGTTGCTCCTGTTCCAAGAATAATTTCAGAGTGTGAGTGTGCTTTGACATTCTTAAATCGTGATCTTGGCATTCTCTCAGCTTCTATTGTACGTGAGCAAGGTGACAATGTCAGTTTATGA
- the LOC133667831 gene encoding AUGMIN subunit 7-like isoform X3, with protein sequence MYMKLILVIAKSLTVITNPFVVFLSDLAEIAKFLGITSTLDTEVIQGQGSYEDRTEMLCLIVDLVEASRYADNLEWSVDEQVVKDIQLIDSIAEKQALIFSEECKLFPADVQIQSIYPLPDVSELETKLAEQSKILLNLQQKVDDLSSKHAYNPDEEYAEVESQLQAHLESFLEIARSFNVIYTKEIRPWTHMMEVPQLHGFGPAANRLLEAYKMLWKFLGNLRNLRDSHSALAVGSSETKVAPVPRIISECECALTFLNRDLGILSASIVREQGDNVSL encoded by the exons ATGTATATGAAGTTGATATTGGTTATTGCAAAATCTTTAACGGTCATCACAAACCcatttgtggtttttttatcaG ATCTGGCAGAGATTGCAAAGTTTCTGGGCATCACTTCAACTTTAGACACAGAAGTCATCCAA GGGCAAGGAAGCTATGAAGACAGAACTGAAATGCTTTGCTTAATAGTAGATCTCGTGGAGGCTAGCAGATATGCTGATAATCTAGAATGGAG TGTAGATGAACAGGTGGTGAAAGACATACAACTCATAGATTCTATTGCAGAGAAACAGGCTCTAATTTTCTCAGAGGAGTGCAAGCTGTTCCCTGCTGATGTGCAGATTCAATCCATATATCCATT ACCAGATGTATCTGAGTTGGAGACAAAGCTTGCAGAACAGTCAAAAATACTTCTGAATCTTCAGCAGAAAGTTGATGATTTGTCATCTAAG cATGCATACAATCCAGACGAGGAGTATGCTGAGGTGGAATCCCAACTCCAGGCACATTTGGAATCTTTTTTGGAAATTGCAAGGTCATTCAATGTCATATACACTAAG GAAATACGCCCTTGGACGCACATGATGGAAGTGCCACAACTTCATGGGTTTGGACCCGCTGCCAACCGGTTGTTGGAGGCATACAAGATGCTTTGGAAG TTCCTAGGGAATTTAAGAAATCTTAGAGACTCACATTCAGCTCTTGCTGTTGGGTCATCTGAAACAAAAGTTGCTCCTGTTCCAAGAATAATTTCAGAGTGTGAGTGTGCTTTGACATTCTTAAATCGTGATCTTGGCATTCTCTCAGCTTCTATTGTACGTGAGCAAGGTGACAATGTCAGTTTATGA